One part of the Gammaproteobacteria bacterium genome encodes these proteins:
- a CDS encoding S8 family serine peptidase → MMILLAEFSTPPRNVVVTPGTNAIQKDFRPILKNIKTIPEHLLDEKAEHQTLLVARLSGVPEPANGPMAVLSQMEEVRIPYLDQFDMSAAKVPATWDTDWLLEVIQQDPSVDYAYKQSKAEFFGAMPDDPDFGDQTNLHDPNNDVDVDAPEAWAYTTGSENVVVAVLDGGFYINNPDLRPNLWVNEAELEGEEGVDDDNNGCTDDIHGCNFRTSSGKNLEDGGDPEHGTWVSSILASRGNDGYGIAGAAWNIRIMPLLSISNRIQAYQYILKMKRQFRVNIRVMNYSAGEIEGCNLQLLRLNPNYIDENRRLGELKDEGILFVQGAGNDGINYNNTGQITRQLEPGCHKIDRSDNLDNIIVVAGQSKTTRTRWEASNYGSVIADLYAPAEKIPTSPRQVFLNPLGHRNILDPSGTSYAAPHVSAAAALLWSYKPDLTIAEVRSALLDTVDRFPAFVLSDTVASSTQTLAEFMAAGFPAFVVTDTVASGGALNIANALYSVATPGIRIHSSQTTIAEGTSGYIDLSLTREPVRPSSGEVVVLEGVATPLSDADAVVTPSTLTFTSRNWHIPQRMTVRA, encoded by the coding sequence ATGATGATACTGCTGGCTGAATTCTCCACGCCGCCGCGCAATGTGGTTGTAACACCCGGTACAAACGCTATTCAAAAAGACTTCCGCCCCATCCTGAAAAACATCAAAACCATTCCCGAACACCTGCTTGATGAAAAGGCCGAACACCAGACGCTGCTGGTGGCTCGTTTGTCCGGTGTGCCCGAACCCGCGAACGGGCCGATGGCGGTACTCTCCCAAATGGAGGAAGTCCGCATACCCTACCTGGACCAATTCGATATGTCTGCCGCCAAAGTACCTGCCACATGGGATACGGATTGGCTGCTTGAGGTTATTCAGCAAGACCCGTCGGTGGATTACGCATACAAACAATCAAAAGCGGAATTTTTCGGAGCCATGCCCGACGACCCGGATTTTGGAGACCAAACCAATCTTCACGACCCGAACAACGATGTGGATGTGGATGCTCCGGAAGCGTGGGCTTATACCACCGGCAGCGAAAATGTCGTGGTCGCGGTGCTGGACGGGGGCTTTTACATCAATAACCCGGATTTACGCCCCAACCTGTGGGTCAACGAAGCGGAGCTGGAAGGTGAGGAAGGCGTGGACGACGACAACAATGGCTGCACGGATGACATCCACGGTTGCAACTTCCGCACCTCAAGCGGCAAAAATCTTGAAGATGGCGGTGATCCAGAACACGGCACATGGGTTTCCAGCATTCTCGCCTCGCGCGGCAACGACGGCTATGGAATCGCGGGCGCCGCCTGGAATATCCGGATTATGCCTTTGTTAAGCATAAGCAACCGCATACAAGCCTACCAATACATCCTAAAAATGAAGCGTCAGTTCCGCGTTAATATCCGGGTTATGAATTACAGTGCGGGAGAGATAGAAGGTTGCAATCTTCAATTGCTCCGTCTCAATCCCAATTATATAGACGAAAACCGCCGGCTTGGCGAACTCAAAGACGAGGGAATTTTGTTTGTTCAGGGGGCTGGAAACGACGGTATAAACTACAACAATACAGGGCAAATAACGAGGCAACTCGAACCAGGCTGCCATAAGATTGACAGGTCGGATAATCTTGACAACATTATTGTTGTCGCAGGGCAAAGTAAAACCACTCGAACTCGCTGGGAGGCTTCTAACTACGGCAGCGTAATAGCCGACTTGTATGCACCTGCTGAAAAAATACCAACCAGCCCTCGGCAAGTTTTCTTAAACCCCCTCGGACATCGAAATATCTTGGACCCTAGCGGAACTTCCTATGCAGCCCCCCATGTCTCCGCCGCCGCCGCCCTGCTTTGGTCCTACAAGCCGGACTTGACCATTGCCGAGGTGCGCAGTGCGCTGCTTGACACCGTGGACCGTTTCCCGGCCTTTGTCCTCTCAGACACTGTTGCCTCTTCAACGCAGACGCTAGCGGAATTTATGGCCGCCGGTTTCCCGGCCTTTGTCGTCACAGACACCGTCGCCTCCGGCGGCGCCCTGAACATTGCAAACGCCCTCTATTCCGTCGCGACACCCGGCATTCGCATTCATTCATCACAAACCACCATCGCCGAAGGAACCAGCGGCTACATTGACCTGTCACTGACAAGAGAACCCGTCCGCCCCTCGTCCGGCGAGGTCGTTGTGCTGGAAGGCGTCGCCACCCCGCTCTCTGACGCCGACGCCGTCGTCACACCCTCCACGCTGACCTTCACTTCCCGCAACTGGCACATCCCGCAGAGAATGACCGTCCGCGCCG